Sequence from the Bacillus sp. es.036 genome:
AATCCTTGAAGGACTGGACCAACGGCTTCATAGCCACCAAGGCGCTGAACCATTTTGTAGCCAATGTTTCCTGCTTCAAGACTAGGGAATACAAATACATTCGCTTCCCCTTTAAGTGGCGATTCAGGTGCTTTCTTTTGAGCAACTTCTGGAACGAAGGCAGCATCAAATTGGAATTCACCATCAATGATAAGATCAGGTGCCATTTCTTTCGCAAGACGCGTTGCTTCTTCAACCTTCTCTGTTTCAGGAGATTTTGCAGATCCTTTTGTCGAGAAGCTTAACATCGCTACTTTTGGCTCAATGCCAAACATTTTCGCTGTTTCCGCACTGCTTACACCGATTTCAGCCAAATCATTGCTATCAGGAGAGATGTTAATCGCACAGTCAGCAAAAACGTACTTCTCATCACCTTTTACCATAACGAATGCGCCAGATGTTTTCTTCACGCCTTCTTTCGTCTTGATAATTTGAAGTGCCGGACGAACCGTATCACCAGTCGAGTGGGCAGCACCACTTACAAGGCCGTCTGCTTTACCTGTGTGGACGAGCATTGTCCCAAAGTAGTTCACATTAAGAAGAATTTCCTGCGCCTGTTCCGCTGTTGCTTTGCCTTTACGACGCTCAACAAATGATTCAACAAGAGCATCCATTTCAGAATAAGTTGCTGGATCCATCACAGTTAGATCACTGTGCAATGTAAGATTTAGGCTTGTTGCTTTATCTTGAATGGCATTTTCTCCACCAATAACGATTGGCTTTAGGATGCCATCCTCTGCAAGACGGTTAGCCGCTACTAATACGCGCTCATCTGTTCCTTCTGGAAAAACGATTGTCGGATAGCCTGCTTTTACCTGGTCTTTCATGCTTGTAAAAAGATCACTCATTATTTTCACCTCATTGTTTTTAATATCCAACTCCTACGATAACTCTTTTTCCCACAAAACGAAAATAAATCCCTGATTGTAAGCTCTTTCATATAAAAGTTCTACTTTTCAGACGAATTCAAAGGGAATTTAGTAGCTTTCATTCTTGATACTCTTCTAACTATAAGCTAATGCGATCGTATTTAAACATTGGTACCGGTTTTCCATCTGATTTCTGAGTATCTTTTTTCATCCAATCGTCACTCTCAATCGCTTTTAAAGAGGGACAAGTATTGGTATAGTAGGTATTGGATATAGGGAAACTTTCATCAGAGTGGGCATTGTTTGATTTGCTCTGATGGTTAGTTGAACCAATCGGACCTTTAGGAGCAGTTGCTGTATAAACGTAACCTGCCTTATTGGTGTGATAAAAGATAAGGAGTGAATCAGATATGAATCAAGCAGCAGTTACTCTCGATGGCTGGTATTGCCTTCATGATTTCCGTACCATGAACTGGACAGCATGGAAACAGCTTTCAAGCGAAGAACGTGATCTTGCGATGAATGAATTTCTAACGTTCCTTGAAAAATGGGAAGTCACAGCAGGCCATAAACAAGGAAGTCATACGCTTTATTCCATCATTGGTCAGAAAGCGGACTTTATGTTGATGCTCCTCCGCCCAACTATGGAAGAGTTAAATGAAATTGAAAATGCTTTTAACAAAACAACATTAGCTGAATATACGGTGAAAGAATACTCATACGTATCTGTCGTTGAGCTTAGTAACTATATGGCTGGAAAAGATAGCGACCCTGATAATGATCCGCGCATTCAGGCTCGTTTGAAGCCAGAATTAGCAGAAGCTCCTTACGTATGCTTCTACCCAATGAACAAAAAGCGCGAAGGAAACGACAACTGGTACATGCTTTCAATGGACGAGCGTCGTGAAATGATGCGTAGTCACGGACTGATCGGACGTAGCTATGCAGGCAAAGTAAAGCAGATCATCACAGGATCTGTTGGTTTTGATGACTGGGAATGGGGCGTTACGCTTTTCGCAGACGACGTGCTTCAGTTTAAAAAGCTTGTCTATGAAATGCGCTTCGATGAAGTTAGTGCCCGTTATGGCGAATTTGGTAGCTTCTACGTTGGAACTCACCTTCCAAAAGAACGCCTTCCACAATTCTTATACGTATAATCTTGAAAGCTCTTCTAACACTTTTTTTGTGTTCAGGAGAGCTTTTTTGTTTCTCTGAGCGATTTTCCTCATAGGCATATTCTTTCATTTCGTACATACAATGAGTTACGTAGAGCCATGGCATTATCCTTTCTTATTTGCGTGCCAAAAGCATCAATTTGCTAGCTATTCGCTCTGGTTCTTTAACTCTGGTGGCGCCTAGCGGTTTAACCAGTGGAATGAGGGACGCTTTAAAAGTCACACGGCTTTACTAAGCCAACCGTAAG
This genomic interval carries:
- the pta gene encoding phosphate acetyltransferase; its protein translation is MSDLFTSMKDQVKAGYPTIVFPEGTDERVLVAANRLAEDGILKPIVIGGENAIQDKATSLNLTLHSDLTVMDPATYSEMDALVESFVERRKGKATAEQAQEILLNVNYFGTMLVHTGKADGLVSGAAHSTGDTVRPALQIIKTKEGVKKTSGAFVMVKGDEKYVFADCAINISPDSNDLAEIGVSSAETAKMFGIEPKVAMLSFSTKGSAKSPETEKVEEATRLAKEMAPDLIIDGEFQFDAAFVPEVAQKKAPESPLKGEANVFVFPSLEAGNIGYKMVQRLGGYEAVGPVLQGLNKPVNDLSRGCSEEDVYKLALITAMQSL
- the hemQ gene encoding hydrogen peroxide-dependent heme synthase, producing MNQAAVTLDGWYCLHDFRTMNWTAWKQLSSEERDLAMNEFLTFLEKWEVTAGHKQGSHTLYSIIGQKADFMLMLLRPTMEELNEIENAFNKTTLAEYTVKEYSYVSVVELSNYMAGKDSDPDNDPRIQARLKPELAEAPYVCFYPMNKKREGNDNWYMLSMDERREMMRSHGLIGRSYAGKVKQIITGSVGFDDWEWGVTLFADDVLQFKKLVYEMRFDEVSARYGEFGSFYVGTHLPKERLPQFLYV